The Pungitius pungitius chromosome 21, fPunPun2.1, whole genome shotgun sequence genome includes the window atgggcaggtggcactgtgCGTGGTAGCTCCTGTgatcagtgtatgaatgagtgaatgatgacatgaagtgttaaatCGCTTTTAGTGGTCGGAATACAGGAAAAGTGCTGTGCAGTCCATTTATCATCCTTAATGCTCCTGAAGTCGCTCGCCCAGCCAAAATCGATTAGTCAACGAGCTCCGCGTGTCTCTGCAGATAGAGGGAAGTTTATGAAAATGTCAACTCATGGGTGGATTCCTGCTGGGAAGCTCCATGCTACGCTTCAGTCTTGTGTCAAGCAAGTAAAAGAAATATACGCAGGACATTGCTCAATCAAAACCGCTTTAATCATATCCTCATTCCATTGAGTCATTTCACTTACCGTCAACCCAACAGCTTCTTCCTGTTGTGTAAATGgtggtttgtgtttgatttgGACGgatttgaagaggaaaaaatgaTGTGCGATAAGTGATCTTTGGAATATGCTCAATTTGTTTTCCTCTACCTGGATGACACATGATACATGTACAACCATCTCTTGTAAAGGCCGAAAAGTGCGTGTTGCACAAAGCTGAGGTATCCTCCCCGGGCTTCATCGACGCGGGCGATGTCCTAATGGAGCCTGCAAAAACCAGAGCAGTTGTGGACTAGCCTCCACCTTCCACGTACAGAGTCAGAGAGCTGCTCTTCCAGTCCTGAAAACATTCTCGGCACACCCTGCTCCCAATGCCTGTCCCGATAACGCTCTGTTGGTCCCAGCCAATCTCCGTCCTCCAGTGGGATCATTCTTCCCGCCTGGCTTGTCACCCTGGGATCCTTACCAAAGGATTTGTCCGCCTGACCTGCTCTCGGTGCACCATCGTGTCGTCTTATGTGGTGCCGTTAATGTGGTGTTATGGAGATGTGCTACAAATTCACCTCACGTTTTTGGTTTTAGTTTTGTCGGCTTTTCTTCTGGATTCCATCCGCAGTCCAATGGTCAGGCGGAGCGCATGAACAGGGCATTTCTGACGAAATCCGGTCTGACGCCTTTTGTGCCACTGGGGAAAATTTTAAGAGTGAATAATGATATATATAGAGTCTTAATgcctctaaaaaaataaaaaacgtgtGGCATTTTCAATTTTGTTGATAGACAGAATTAATTTACTTATGAGGATATATGAACTGTCTCCCTATAAAACGCTAATCTAACTAgtatctcctcttcatcaaTGGGATCTCTGAGGCAGGGAGCTGCTATTTTTTTCCGGGGCAGTCTAGCCAACTTAAGTTTCAAGTTTATCAATATGTCAGGATGCCCTGAAGAAGACAAACATGtaattgtcttgaaaaatgccctcagaggctgtaataagtttcatgtcagtgtgaccactgaatgagacacatctgctcatctttacttctctcctgtcaaaaaggtggaaccctataggctacgtagcatggctaatatgtgctaaaggctaaagcaaagcaattaacatcaaattcaattcgtcagcaaaagattcttccttcataactcaagtgaacgcgccgtgtgtttctgcataacccctagggttcacttctctgaaacaaccgtggggacaatgcccccactactacctccgcggcagtgtgctcaagacttggcacgagcgggatttgaacccactggcggtgcgcacagaggcttctgggctctagcttgcacccctacactaccagtcctggtcacattttggcaactttgattctcctatttaaccttgagcatgtgagttaaactttaaaactctcttaaatgctatttccacatctgggcttgaacccacaaccttcaagtgcagtgcaggggcttatgtcagcagctcttccactgtgctacttcaccacacactaaccagccctttgtttgttgtatttaaccttgagcattggagctaaacctcaaaagtctttttaaatggtaattccacatctgggcttgaacccacaaccttcaagtgcagtgcaggggcttatatCAGCAGCTCtcccgctgtgctacttcaccacacactaaccaaccctttgtttgttgtatttaaccttgagattgctactcaaacctgaagtaaagccaaaggctcaaacccaagactgggtttgaacccacaaccttgaaatgcagtgcaggcttgtggcagaaGCTCTTACGCTGTGCTAaatcaccacacactaaccaactctttgtttgttgtatttaaccttgagattgctactcaaacctgaagtaaagccaaaggctcaaacccaagactgggcttgaacccacaacccacagggtaaggacagaagctcctcagctcttgtgctgcactacctcaccatgcacaaattacatttttgtttctcgtatttaaccttgagactgctactcaaacctcaaaactctttcaaagcagaagtgatgtctgcatgaaggggcatgaacccacaacctcagacagcaggttggagcctgcagcccttcagctgttcccttgtgctattcaagcacatgcctcattgtgtccgtttctcatattagaccttgggattgtttactaaacctcaaaactgtttcaaagtttacagtttgaagccctgactgcaaccaaaccctccttctgagagagcaggtttgaactgaggatcctccacacttcagccttcctgctatctccctgcactgttccaccacacacctgttgatgcttttgaatctaACCTttattctcatagattctcaggctggaatccacaaccgttccataccgttataatagaattgcaggtcaagtaaagtcatataatggcatttctaataaagccctagtttatttcactacttttatgctgtgatccttatttcacttttgtgtgctgatgccctgaatattgtcctgctttttatattcatatgataacgctaaatgtatgaaaactgcgcaggattttagaacgtgcaacattttacaaacggcgccccatacaaTAGGACCAGTTTGTTAAGCCTCACTGCTACAGAAAAATTATCAGTATATTAGCATGTTATTAGTATTTATTAAGCCCTTTCAGGCCTGTAATTAGTGTTATAATTTGTTATCTAAATGCTGGACATCCTGCACCCTCAGCATGGGGAGGCAGCCTGCCTCGTATTATGGCTTAGAGgacatttattcatcattagcTGCTTGTTGATCACTTTCTCAGTAGGAGCAAGTATTCAGTTCACAGCAAGTATgatatgaaggtagatttgtgtctttattatgcaaaccaaaaaacatgtttcgagagcaaatttcttgcattgcaagaaaaaatgaagtttgtaagtaaaaataaataaactgagaaataattatttgttagttttgcttatgaaactattgtttttggtcttaaaacaaaaacctttggtctcggaaaaaaaacctttggacatcttcttcttccttttcttcctgaTGGTGTGGCTCATGGCGTACGGAGTAGCCAATCAGGCTCTGCTTTACTCGTATGACGCGAGCTTGGAGCGCATCTTACGCCGGGTTTTCTACAGGCCGTACTTACACATCTTTGGACAGATCCCCGTGGAAGAGATGGATGGTAGGTGTGCATGTTTGTTAGGCTGTGTGTCAGCCTCTTGGGAAGATACGACTTTAGTTGACAGCATTCAAAGAATAATGTATGTACTGGGTGTTTTGATCCCAGTAAtaactttttatattttgtgtctGTGCCAGTTGGGAAGCAGTGGGACATGCCGTGCACAGACAACATGACACTGATTGAGAGCGGTCAGGAGCCCTGCAGGACTCTGCATAGTAACTGGCTGGTGGTGATTCTGCTGGTTGTTTACCTGCTGGTCACCAACATCCTGCTCATCAACCTTCTCATCGCCATGTTTAGGTACCGATGTctgagaaattcatgtaaatacatgcaataacttttccaaggataatgtttgacagtaacacaaagttgttaaataatataaatgttaaatataaatttaaatgttaaatgttatatataaatgttaaatctatccCTGAGAGAAAGTGTCACAAACAAATAAGCAGAGCAGTCGGACATACTGTAGAGAGAAGAAAGGTGTACCATGGTGCTGAGTTTCCGTGTGCCAGAGCCCTGTTGAAGGTCACATAGTGGAGCCAGGCTATTGAAGGAGCCTTTACTCTAAATAGCCGGGTGGGCCACCTGTCAATCGCACCAGGGGCTTACAGTGAGCGCGGCCGTGTCATCACTTTCTGCCTCGCTGCGTGACCGCTGCATGTGCAAATGTGTTCCCATGTGAGTGATCACATGTCTCGGTTTTTtagggattttattttaaacgttCCTAATTCAACACGATGGCAAATTCAAATTCATACATCATCCTGACATGTTCTCCTCTGCTTTGCGAGGGGACATTTTATAAGCCACCAATATTAACACTGATATTTCTAATCATTTGTATTCAATTTCCCTTCAGAGAGGCATTTAACAGCAGTCCCAAGTTTCCATTTCGGCTCGCCATGTTCAAAAAAAGATACAATTAaagaaatgtgtatttgtgCCCATTATAACACCTCCCACAACTTGATCAGGTGTTTCTATGTTCATCATTCAGAATAGAGTTCTTTATTCGTAAGTTTAGAGTTCAGAGATctgttaaaacattaaaacatgtcaaatgaaataatataagTCATGGATAACACGTGGAGGATTCTTTAGCTTCTCATGTACCTACAAACAAGTTTAATGATTAATTTAATGTCAGTAACTAAACTTAAACTCCCTCCTTCTCATTTCCATATGTTCTTTGACCTCCctttcacccctccctcctcccgtcAAGCCCCACCCCCGCCCATAAGCACACACCCACCTCTCCAGCACACTGGGTTAAGGGCACCGGCAGCATTCTTCCTGGACATGTGCCGCTGTCACTCAAGCGCACGCGGCCACACAACTCCAGCACGCGCCGCGTCCTCTGCGTTCCCACCACCCGGCTGGCTCTCTGCTCCCTCGGCCTCGAGGACACGGCCCCCGCCTCGAAGAGCCCGAGTCACCTGCAGCTCTGTAACGGTTCCTAAAGGATTTAATTCTTCCTCTCTGTGGTAAAAACCCATTTTGCTTGTGTTTTGCTTCTTCGGGGGGGGCAGTAAGAGGGTGGAGATAACCATCCGCTGTGGATCCGTTGTTCTGAAAAGGTCCTCAGTGGGGTCTTCCAAAATGGCCCCTTTGAAGAGCTGCttgctggggctgctgctggtgctcctGTGCCCCTCCCAGGGCCCGCTCTCCGGAGTAAGTGCTCAGGACGAAGGCCTCCATGCAAAAGGTGTGGTGGAGGTTGTGCTTGAAGAGGCCGAAGCCACTGATGGTGATGGGGGCGAGGAAGAGGAACGGGtagcagaagaggaggaagatgatgaggacGACGATGAAGTGGAGGCCgttgaggaggatgaagaggaggagactgcTGCAGAGCaagtggaggaggcggaggaggagggtgaggcttcagatgaggaagaggaagtagacgctgaagaagaggaagacgatGAAGAAGGTGAGaaggctttagatgaggtcgaGGAGGATGCGGAcgaagaggaagatgaggaaaaGGTTGAGCGTATTgcagacgaggaagaggaggatgatgatgctgaAGTAGAGGAAGACggggaagaggatgaggatgctgcagaagaggaagacgaggaggatgcTGAagtagaggaggacgaggaggacagagatactgcacaagaggaagaggaggacgatgctgaagaagatgaagattctgaagaggaagacgatgcagaggaggctgcagatgaggaagaggagggtgacgAGGAACAGGTCAATGAAGCAGtagctgaggaggaagaggaggcttctgatgatgatgaagcaaCTGAAGGAGTTGAGCTAGCTGAGCAAGAGGAGGCTGATGATGAtaaggaggaagaagacgatgaagaggatgaggccGACGATGATGAAAAGGATGCAACTGAAGCCGAGGAAGACGACGGTACACCTTCttatttaaattaatataaaGTTTATCAAAGTGCTTACAGCGTAAAGTAAACATATTGTTTCCCAGCTCCTCTCACAATGAGGCGAGCTGTCCGTCATCCGTCCTGAAATACGTCGCCTACTCTGTTGCACCTTTCTGCATTTCGCCTTCTCTCACTAAAGCGTTTAAGGGCTaatcaaataaatattgtaCAGGATTGACACAATAACGTAGTGATGCATACACTAATaagacaattatttattttctatttaaaacCCATCATGTGATTGGAAGAATTCAGATGCTTAAAAGGCCCCAACAAATGCAATCATTTTGATCACATGCACATGTCTGATATATactatacattttatatataagAATGTGTGGCTCTGAGCTGACAACTTGGTCAAAAGCGGCATTGAATTAAACATTAGCGGCTGTGAGCGAGATCATACGCATTGTGTTTCGCTCCTGATCGGGGGGGACCAAAAAGATCAAATGCGGGTATAGTTTGAAAAAGCTTTGGCTCTTTGACATACTGACTGTAAGCTGATGTTATTTAGGCCAAGTTGTCGCTGTAGCTCTAACGGTCCAATCGATCCTCGACTCTGTTCACTTCAGATGAGCCTGAAGACGATGGCGACGCAGAAGACTCAAGCGAAGAGGAGCCTGGCGTTCTGCAATTCCGCTCTGGCTCTTTGTGTAGCGTTTGCTCCATCTGTGAGGTAAAGATATAGAAGAGTCCGAGTTTAGAATAAATGTctccagtttctttttttaaaataacaccaAGTGTCACCCCTCCTTTCAGCTCTGCTCTCATAACTGTGATAAATGCCTCTGTGAAGAGGGAGATGAGTCAGACCACTGTGACCACTGCCAAGTAAGCATCTGCATGAAtgataaagaataaagaaaatgtttcattagGACACGAGCCCCGTCATAACCTTTTGATCTTTTCTAGGAATGCTCATCATGCTTCATTTGCCCAATGTTGTGTGACACAATTTGCACACCAGGTAAATACTGGTAGTCATTTACCATACAGGACCGTGTACCTTGTTTATTTACACGTGAAGTCAACtgtggcctttaaaaaaaaaatgtatttattgcttTTCAGGTGGCCTTGTTGATGAGCTAACTGGGAGCCTCTATCAGTAAGACGCCTCCCAACAcataaacatttaataaaatgctTCTATCTCGTGTTTATCTACTGTTAACAACAGCAACAATGCGTACGAGCATTTTGAAATACCATGTCGTGCGGTGTTGAGTGTCTCCATGCAGTCTCCGTCTTTTGTTCTGCAGGACAGTTGCTGCTCTACTCTGAGCGTCCTGTAGACTGATCCCTTTGGAGCCCCCCTGTGGCGGCGTGAGGTACTGCGCCGTGAGATGAGCGCTGTCGCACGCAACACACGCGCACTCACACGAGGCCCCCGCGATTGATGTGACGtctgacagaaacacacacaaataacattTTACTTCCTCATATGGGAAAATTTCACAAGATTGTACAATATCCCCAAATCTCATCTGATGCTGCTGCAGACCACATAAGATCAGGTTGTCTCTGTCATGAATTTGCTTCCAATTAACTGCTTTTGCTACATTTACTTTTGGTTTTCTATTTCACATTGTTTACTGACTTTCAAAGTAttactatattatatattactaTACGTGCATTTGCTCATGACTGGAGCTCATAAACAGCAGTTGAAGAAACTTTGACAACTTGGGCAAATATTCCAATATAGTTCAACAGTTTTAACCGTACATATAAAGTTTTATGCTTTACATTATGGGATATACATGAGAATAATTCATGATAACATTATCATGGAAATGAGGTTTAGACGTTTAGTCCCTTGTATGAACACATTTTAGAATAGTATAATGAAGTAACATGTATCGCTGTTTCTTGAATAAATTATTTCTGTTCacatttacttttaatttgttCTTTTACCTGTAATAATATTAGTTTCCCCCTGTTCAGACCAAGGTTATATTTGTAGGTTCTAGGGACACTTTTCATAAGCGATAAACCCCCACATGTTAAACAGTCAAGGGTgcgtttgaatgtcattggcttctccttcaaagtggttcatcctcttcacgtCCAGGTGTGAATCTGcagcagtaacctgaaacctctctgcCTTATCTCTCCCTTACATTCAATGTAGATACATTTGGCTTCATGCCTCAACGAGTAAATAGAACATAGCATaaatagtttgtcttcatctccaattctacactaaacatttctACATGTATTATAATTTCTACACTAggtgtgcagtttttttttaaatccctaaCATTAAACGAAGCGTATCTCTGCACACAGTAGAGGGAGCTTCATGAAAACTCGTGAGGGGATTCCTGCTGGGAAGCGTCATGCTTTGCTTCCGCCTCGTATCAatgaaaaaactgaaacaaataTGTGCAGCTCATTGCTCAATCAACAGACAAAACATCGCGCCTCACGAGTAATGCTGATAGCATCAGTGCTCAGTCAGCTGACTTTCGCAGCTTATCTGATGCGCTGGTGCCACTCATTTCTAACCTTTTGAACTGGTTTTTCACCTTAACCTTCTGAACTAGAGTTCTGATATAAACGTCTCATGTAAGCGCTGCCCATGCATTCGTCAATGCGCtctcatatttatatatatatatatatatatatatatattaggcccgggactcgattaaaatgttttaacctaattaattagaggctttgtaattaattaatcgcatatattatacatacaaatatttgacctgagaacagtgagaagtcattttttttacatggatttttattcaaccaattccagtgtagcaatagcatatatagaaatatagtactttgaGAAATTCAGgcagcctataggtaagtatacccagtgaacattttttggttgaaaagacgttgaatcaacgtctatggcccgacgttgaaaagacgttgcaaaatggtttaaaagtgaaagttgtttcaacgcctattcgtagacgttgaaaagacgtctatatttagaccacatatcaacgtgatttttaatacggtaaaatgtcgtcccttactttgtgctatagcattattttataggtgtaaaaataaatgacgtccacatttgtgcgtttaccaccgatattaaaaatcacgttgaaaacgggtctaaacgtagacgtcttttcaacgtcaaCAACTTTCACTtctaaaccaattttcaacgtcttttcaacgtcgggtcatagacgtcttttcatcGGCAAAATTGCttgctggaaaagtacaagttacacacagtcagctgttgacagttgtcaatcatgtcaacagcccttaacaaggacaacacaatttgactAATTTGTacttattcatatcaatataacactaaacacttcctatacaaaacagaatacaaaaataaattgtattttgtgaaaataaactatgaaattataagtgcagcaacaacacaaaccaatcagcttagaattttgtgtttgtaaaccatttttctaaatcattggcacttcattttcagattctgtaacaagatctggctctgaatttagggaaaaggcaaagtgtgtaatttgggtttataatgacagtaataaaaaaaagtttaatattgATAACAccaggaggtgtttgagaacccttatttatagatgttttacttatgacattataaacaatttatggcatttctggagtaacatttccaggtatattacacagtaccatactttacaatgttgctttaagcatgcagtaacttaccatgtgttggctagcttgtttacaggccacaacttgttgaattcagctgcaatctgtgtttaggcggCGTGACTTTAAAAATgcgtattttctacatgaaatgggaaggGCAATGATATGATAtgagtacagcaacaacctaacgcataagcaacaccaaacacacggaaaatactctatgtttacttttggtccagttcatgttgaacccTAGCATGCttcgagctagcatgctccgagctagcatgctaacgctaactagcttaccaaaataacagtctttcccgtatcgagtgggcagcacaagtaaaataactggttatagttcccggtgtgcttcattcaaacactcacgtacttacagggTATTGGGGCCGGtcgccgtggttgtatcagcccgttcacgtcgctctgctcccggacacactttcTCTCGCGCTGCACCCagtggaagctctgcaagcgtACGAGAGCGTAtgagaacttgcgcatgcgcgttacagatgtgagcagagttacgtgtttacaactgtttgaaacggcccgcataaTTTTTGGCGTTAAAGCAtattgtgacccccccccccccgtctcccgagccggggtggcggcgtaacagacacacactctgtatttccattttCAAGACggtttaagaaaaatcttaaatgcgttaaaattcagaacattggttatgtTTTCAGACGTGGTTaacctggtccttaaaccagtcatctggtgcagagtgggttgggtgtgggtccttgtactctggtcgggctaacgtccacgctagctgctaattgttttgcgtggaggtgatacttgaggctcgatgtgaattccttgttgcacagcttgcacacaaccacgctcttatcgacgcttccatccgtgtgtttattataataagatttcccattcacggtctcgtcagcttcttcgttcatgttcactgtggtttgttgtctgaagtcatgaacgctagttggtgct containing:
- the LOC134107901 gene encoding transient receptor potential cation channel subfamily M member 5-like; amino-acid sequence: MVWLMAYGVANQALLYSYDASLERILRRVFYRPYLHIFGQIPVEEMDVGKQWDMPCTDNMTLIESGQEPCRTLHSNWLVVILLVVYLLVTNILLINLLIAMFRALLKVT
- the LOC119212653 gene encoding sarcoplasmic reticulum histidine-rich calcium-binding protein isoform X2; protein product: MCRCHSSARGHTTPARAASSAFPPPGWLSAPSASRTRPPPRRARVTCSSVTVPKGFNSSSLWSSVGSSKMAPLKSCLLGLLLVLLCPSQGPLSGVSAQDEGLHAKGVVEVVLEEAEATDGDGGEEEERVAEEEEDDEDDDEVEAVEEDEEEETAAEQVEEAEEEGEASDEEEEVDAEEEEDDEEGEKALDEVEEDADEEEDEEKVERIADEEEEDDDAEVEEDGEEDEDAAEEEDEEDAEVEEDEEDRDTAQEEEEDDAEEDEDSEEEDDAEEAADEEEEGDEEQVNEAVAEEEEEASDDDEATEGVELAEQEEADDDKEEEDDEEDEADDDEKDATEAEEDDDEPEDDGDAEDSSEEEPGVLQFRSGSLCSVCSICELCSHNCDKCLCEEGDESDHCDHCQECSSCFICPMLCDTICTPGGLVDELTGSLYQ
- the LOC119212653 gene encoding sarcoplasmic reticulum histidine-rich calcium-binding protein isoform X1; this translates as MCRCHSSARGHTTPARAASSAFPPPGWLSAPSASRTRPPPRRARVTCSSVTVPKGFNSSSLWSSVGSSKMAPLKSCLLGLLLVLLCPSQGPLSGVSAQDEGLHAKGVVEVVLEEAEATDGDGGEEEERVAEEEEDDEDDDEVEAVEEDEEEETAAEQVEEAEEEGEASDEEEEVDAEEEEDDEEGEKALDEVEEDADEEEDEEKVERIADEEEEDDDAEVEEDGEEDEDAAEEEDEEDAEVEEDEEDRDTAQEEEEDDAEEDEDSEEEDDAEEAADEEEEGDEEQVNEAVAEEEEEASDDDEATEGVELAEQEEADDDKEEEDDEEDEADDDEKDATEAEEDDDEPEDDGDAEDSSEEEPGVLQFRSGSLCSVCSICELCSHNCDKCLCEEGDESDHCDHCQECSSCFICPMLCDTICTPGGLVDELTGSLYQTVAALL
- the LOC119212653 gene encoding sarcoplasmic reticulum histidine-rich calcium-binding protein isoform X3, yielding MAPLKSCLLGLLLVLLCPSQGPLSGVSAQDEGLHAKGVVEVVLEEAEATDGDGGEEEERVAEEEEDDEDDDEVEAVEEDEEEETAAEQVEEAEEEGEASDEEEEVDAEEEEDDEEGEKALDEVEEDADEEEDEEKVERIADEEEEDDDAEVEEDGEEDEDAAEEEDEEDAEVEEDEEDRDTAQEEEEDDAEEDEDSEEEDDAEEAADEEEEGDEEQVNEAVAEEEEEASDDDEATEGVELAEQEEADDDKEEEDDEEDEADDDEKDATEAEEDDDEPEDDGDAEDSSEEEPGVLQFRSGSLCSVCSICELCSHNCDKCLCEEGDESDHCDHCQECSSCFICPMLCDTICTPGGLVDELTGSLYQTVAALL